In a single window of the Pseudogemmatithrix spongiicola genome:
- a CDS encoding cysteine desulfurase family protein, which produces MAPQPIYLDHAATTPVRPEVLEAMTPFYGPRFGNPSSTHRWGREARAALDEARERVARCLGAAADEICFTSGGTEGDNLAVLGGWRILKAQGKKAVVSSPIEHKAVLQAVHQAAKEGAEERLLNVQADGTVDLADAARKITAGDTALVSVMWINNETGVIQPIAELAQQAKAAGAVFHTDAVQAFGKVDVNAKTIPFDFVCVSGHKLGAPKGIGAFFIRRGTPLEPLFFGGSQDRGRRPGTENVAAAVGLARAMELALEEREAHWKANAEMRDRLEARLLERIPDALVHGRGAPRAPHILSISVPGTDSESLLMALDLQGVACSSGSACQSGSITPSHVLSAMGVRADLANAAIRISFGALNTAADVERVAELFPALIAKARGLSGVA; this is translated from the coding sequence ATGGCCCCCCAGCCCATCTACCTCGACCACGCCGCCACCACCCCGGTCCGACCGGAGGTGTTGGAGGCGATGACGCCGTTCTATGGCCCTCGCTTCGGGAACCCCTCGTCCACGCATCGCTGGGGCCGCGAGGCCCGCGCCGCGCTCGATGAAGCCCGCGAGCGCGTCGCCCGATGCCTGGGCGCCGCCGCTGACGAGATCTGCTTCACCTCCGGCGGGACGGAGGGCGACAACCTCGCCGTGCTGGGCGGCTGGCGCATCCTCAAGGCGCAGGGCAAGAAGGCCGTCGTCTCGAGCCCGATCGAACACAAGGCGGTCCTGCAGGCCGTGCATCAGGCGGCGAAGGAAGGGGCCGAGGAGCGCCTGCTGAACGTCCAGGCGGACGGCACGGTGGACCTCGCCGATGCGGCGCGCAAGATCACCGCGGGCGACACCGCCCTCGTCTCGGTGATGTGGATCAACAACGAGACCGGCGTGATCCAGCCGATCGCCGAGCTGGCGCAGCAGGCGAAGGCCGCGGGTGCGGTGTTCCACACGGATGCCGTGCAAGCCTTCGGCAAGGTGGACGTGAACGCCAAGACGATTCCCTTCGATTTCGTGTGCGTGAGCGGCCACAAGCTCGGCGCCCCGAAGGGCATCGGTGCGTTCTTCATCCGTCGCGGCACGCCGCTGGAGCCGCTGTTCTTCGGTGGGTCGCAGGATCGCGGGCGCCGCCCTGGCACCGAGAACGTGGCCGCCGCCGTCGGCCTCGCGCGGGCGATGGAGCTCGCGCTCGAGGAGCGCGAGGCGCATTGGAAGGCGAACGCGGAGATGCGCGACCGCCTGGAAGCGCGCTTGCTGGAGCGCATCCCGGACGCGCTGGTGCACGGCCGCGGGGCACCGCGGGCGCCGCATATCTTGAGCATCTCGGTACCCGGCACGGACTCCGAATCGCTGCTCATGGCGCTGGACCTGCAGGGCGTGGCCTGTTCCAGCGGCTCCGCCTGCCAGAGCGGGAGCATCACGCCGTCGCACGTGTTGAGCGCGATGGGCGTGCGCGCCGACCTCGCCAACGCGGCGATCCGCATCTCGTTCGGCGCGTTGAACACGGCGGCCGACGTGGAGCGGGTGGCCGAGCTGTTCCCGGCGCTGATTGCGAAGGCGCGAGGCTTGAGCGGAGTCGCGTGA
- a CDS encoding YraN family protein, translated as MRTSLLLALVAVLAAGLAVLLTLQVRRWWKARLLHTRMGIASEGEEDAERWLAARGYVIVERQAQRRCTMHINGRVAEFDVRADLLVRRDDELLLVEVKTGEAADPRFPPTRRQLREYCAIFGVDRIFLFDATSMRLHEVQFLE; from the coding sequence ATGCGGACGTCCCTCCTGCTCGCCCTGGTCGCCGTTCTCGCCGCCGGCCTGGCGGTGTTGCTGACCCTGCAGGTCCGCCGCTGGTGGAAGGCGCGTTTGCTCCACACGCGGATGGGTATCGCGTCCGAGGGAGAGGAGGATGCCGAGCGCTGGTTGGCGGCCCGCGGCTACGTCATCGTGGAGCGCCAAGCGCAGCGCCGCTGCACCATGCATATCAACGGCCGCGTCGCGGAGTTCGACGTGCGGGCCGACCTGCTCGTGCGGCGGGACGATGAGCTCTTGCTGGTGGAGGTAAAGACTGGCGAGGCCGCCGACCCCCGATTCCCGCCCACGCGTCGGCAGTTGCGGGAGTACTGCGCAATCTTCGGTGTGGACCGCATTTTCCTATTCGACGCGACCAGTATGCGGCTGCACGAAGTCCAGTTCTTGGAATGA